In Fusobacterium sp., the following are encoded in one genomic region:
- a CDS encoding YcxB family protein, with product MNIFLVLNLCYNLYKKEREGIDIELLFENRYYTSKNIFLEFLKDIILKRLRICGAILAVGCFCIGYLNIVRERTIFEILVFVVMFFFSIAIYFLHFKVSKDMMKNTLAIHNGIIPESIFRFGEEIVTLEEGKVFMEFDYSQIKRIYELKKLYVMMIGKQNGIILRKDSFSVGTFHKFKDFIERKCKKIIK from the coding sequence ATGAATATTTTTTTAGTTTTGAATCTGTGTTATAATTTATATAAAAAAGAAAGAGAGGGGATAGATATAGAACTTTTATTTGAAAATAGATACTATACCAGCAAAAATATTTTTTTAGAATTCTTGAAGGATATAATTTTAAAGCGTTTAAGAATATGTGGAGCAATTCTTGCTGTAGGCTGTTTTTGTATAGGATATTTAAATATTGTGAGAGAAAGAACTATTTTTGAGATACTTGTATTTGTTGTAATGTTTTTCTTTTCAATAGCAATTTATTTTCTTCATTTTAAAGTAAGTAAAGATATGATGAAAAATACTCTTGCTATTCATAATGGAATTATACCTGAGAGTATATTTCGTTTTGGAGAAGAAATAGTAACTCTTGAAGAAGGAAAAGTTTTTATGGAATTTGATTATAGCCAGATAAAAAGAATATATGAACTGAAAAAATTGTATGTGATGATGATAGGAAAACAAAATGGGATAATTCTAAGAAAAGATAGTTTTTCAGTTGGAACATTTCATAAATTTAAAGATTTTATAGAAAGAAAATGTAAAAAAATAATAAAGTAG
- a CDS encoding tetratricopeptide repeat protein, which yields MKGKSRISLIFYVIILVCSLGNIVFAGDSTEEQVKQGNSYYENGKYDLAEKYWKMAADKGDMDALYALGILYENTNKLDLAEKYYKLAADKGDKDAQYNLGVLYDDQKKYDLAETYYKKAAAQGDVDAQYNLGCLYDTQKNFPEAEKYYKLAAAQGDKGAQYNLGCLYEDQKKFGLAEEFYKLAASQGDMDAQYNLGILYKNQKKFTLAEKYWKMASDQGDLEAQNNLGILYEEQKKYDLAEIYYKKAADEGLKDAQYNLGLFYSDRGKSDLSKKYSELAENNK from the coding sequence ATGAAAGGAAAAAGTAGAATTAGTTTAATTTTTTATGTTATTATTTTGGTGTGTAGTCTAGGAAATATAGTATTTGCAGGAGACAGTACAGAAGAGCAAGTAAAACAGGGAAATTCATATTATGAAAATGGAAAATATGATTTAGCAGAAAAATATTGGAAGATGGCAGCAGATAAAGGTGATATGGATGCACTATATGCTTTGGGAATATTATATGAAAATACCAATAAACTTGATTTAGCAGAAAAGTATTACAAACTGGCAGCGGATAAAGGTGATAAAGATGCACAGTATAATCTTGGAGTTTTATATGATGATCAGAAAAAATATGATTTAGCAGAAACATACTATAAAAAAGCAGCAGCTCAAGGAGATGTAGATGCACAGTATAATTTGGGATGTTTATATGATACACAAAAGAATTTTCCTGAAGCAGAAAAATATTATAAATTAGCAGCAGCTCAAGGAGATAAAGGAGCCCAGTATAATTTAGGGTGTTTGTATGAAGATCAAAAGAAATTTGGATTAGCAGAAGAGTTTTATAAATTAGCAGCTAGTCAAGGTGATATGGATGCTCAATATAATTTGGGAATTCTATACAAAAATCAAAAAAAATTCACTCTGGCAGAAAAATACTGGAAAATGGCTTCAGATCAAGGAGATTTAGAAGCTCAAAATAATTTGGGAATATTATATGAAGAACAGAAAAAATATGATTTAGCAGAAATCTATTATAAAAAGGCTGCAGATGAAGGACTTAAAGATGCTCAATATAATTTAGGGTTATTCTATTCAGATCGTGGAAAAAGTGATCTTTCTAAAAAATATAGTGAACTGGCAGAAAATAACAAATAG
- a CDS encoding DUF2000 domain-containing protein has protein sequence MDEKNSKCVIIVDEELPLGIIVNTSSILGITLGKHIPDLIGRDIQDDNNKNHLGIIKIPVPILKGNKNMIRELREKLYTSDFEDIITVDFSDVAQSCKTYDEFEKKLSKVHEKDMKYFGIALCGNKKKINKLTGNIPLLR, from the coding sequence ATGGATGAAAAAAATAGTAAATGTGTAATAATAGTAGATGAAGAGCTTCCTTTAGGTATAATTGTAAATACTTCATCTATTCTTGGAATCACTCTTGGAAAACATATTCCAGATTTAATAGGAAGGGACATACAAGATGATAATAACAAAAATCATTTAGGTATAATTAAAATACCTGTTCCTATATTAAAAGGGAATAAAAATATGATAAGAGAATTAAGAGAAAAACTTTATACTTCTGATTTTGAAGATATTATTACAGTTGATTTCTCTGATGTAGCTCAAAGCTGTAAAACATATGATGAATTTGAAAAAAAACTTTCTAAAGTTCATGAAAAAGATATGAAATACTTTGGAATAGCTCTTTGTGGAAATAAGAAAAAAATAAATAAACTTACAGGAAATATTCCACTTCTTCGTTAA
- a CDS encoding pirin family protein, with protein MERKIKMQVKGFKTQDGAGVNLVRVLGHKTVGDYDPILMLDSFDSVNPDDYTAGFPLHPHRGIETISYIYKGKMIHKDSLGNEDMIEDGEVQWMTAGSGILHEEQLPAAKRMLGIQLWLNLSAKDKMVPPTYHSIKNRDIEEIIFENGKLRLLAGKYEDKIGYQSKYLPLDYYDIHLEPNTSFTINTDREASVILFLLLGDAYVGDVLVEEKTAVKLTKGDFIHIKAKSEYTQVLFISSTSLDEPISWGGPIVMNTKAELQQAFRDLEEGTFLKENINYKED; from the coding sequence ATGGAAAGAAAAATCAAAATGCAGGTAAAGGGGTTTAAAACACAAGATGGTGCGGGAGTAAATTTAGTTAGAGTACTTGGGCATAAAACTGTAGGTGATTATGATCCAATATTGATGCTTGACTCATTTGATAGTGTTAATCCAGATGATTATACAGCTGGGTTTCCTCTTCACCCTCATAGAGGGATAGAAACTATAAGTTATATATACAAAGGAAAAATGATTCATAAAGATAGTTTAGGAAATGAAGACATGATCGAAGATGGGGAAGTTCAATGGATGACTGCTGGTTCTGGTATCTTACATGAGGAGCAGCTTCCAGCAGCTAAGAGAATGCTTGGAATACAATTATGGCTCAATTTATCTGCTAAAGATAAAATGGTTCCTCCTACATATCATAGTATAAAGAATCGTGATATTGAAGAAATTATTTTTGAAAATGGAAAATTGAGATTACTTGCTGGAAAATATGAAGATAAAATAGGATATCAAAGCAAATATTTACCTTTAGATTATTATGATATTCATTTAGAACCTAATACTTCTTTTACTATCAATACAGATAGAGAAGCTTCAGTTATATTATTTTTACTTTTAGGTGATGCATATGTTGGAGATGTATTAGTGGAAGAAAAAACAGCTGTGAAATTAACCAAAGGGGATTTCATTCATATTAAAGCAAAATCTGAATATACACAAGTGCTTTTTATCAGCTCTACTAGTTTAGATGAACCTATCAGTTGGGGTGGGCCAATTGTAATGAACACTAAGGCTGAACTTCAGCAGGCATTCAGAGATTTAGAAGAAGGAACTTTTTTAAAAGAGAATATAAATTATAAAGAAGACTAA